The genomic stretch AGCAGCTTCCAGAACGCGGCGGTGTGTTTCCGGTGGAGGAGGTGCCGCTGGTCATCCTCGTCCTGCAGAAATGATGTTCGGCAGCTCTGTGCGCATGACAGCGAGTAGCTTCCGAGCTTCGTCAACCTGAGGGGGGTCCTTCGCGAGAAGCTCCTCTATCATCTGGACGCTTTTCTGCAGGTCATGAATGAGTGGAGTCAGGTTGAACACGATCTTCTCTGTCATCTTTCTGCCTTTCGTTGCTACCGGTCCTCCGATGAACTCACGCCGCCCACCCCGCCGACAGCACCTCGGCCTGCTCCAGCACGGTGATCGTCGCCTTCTCCTGCTTGTCCGGCGGGTAGCCGTACTTGCGGAGGATGCGCTTCACCAGCACGCGGAGCTGGGCGCGGACGTTCTCGCGGACGGTCCAGTCGATCGAGACGTTCGCCCGCACCGTGGCGACCAGCTCCCGCGCGATGGTGCGCAGCGTCTCGTCGCCGAGCACCTTCACGGCGCTGTCGTTCGTCTCCAGTGCGTCGTAGAACGCGACCTCGTCGTCGGTGAGCTTGAGCTTCTCGCCGCGCGCCGAGGCTTCGCGCATCTCCTTGGCGAGCCGGATCAGCTCCTCGATCACCTGCGCCGTCTCGACCGCGCGGTTCTGGTACTTCCGCACCGCCTTGTCGAGCAGCTCGGCGAACGAACGCGCCTGGACGACGTTGCGCTTCGAGCGCGTCTTGATCTCGCCCGCGAGCAGCTTGCGGAGCAGCTCGACCGCGAGGTTCTTGTGCGGCATCCCGCGCACTTCGGCGAGGAACTCGTCGGAGAGGATCGAGATGTCGGGTTTCTTGAGCCCCGCCGCCGCGAAGATGTCGACCACCTGATCGGCCGCGACCGCCTTCGACACGATCTGGCGGATCGCGTGCTCCAGCTCCTCGTCGGTCCTCTTCTCGAACGACTCGCTCTTGGCGAGCACCGACCGGACCGCCTGGAAGAACCCCACGTCGTCGCGAATCCGGATCGCCTCCTCGTGCGGCACGGCAAGCGCGAACCCCTTGGACAGCTCGTTCACCGCCTGGATGAACCGCGCCTTGCCGTCCTCCTGCGCGAGCACGTGCTCCTGCGCGTTCGGGAGGAGCGTCACCCGCTCCTGCGGCGTGCCGGTCAGCCACTTCGAGCGGTCGAACCCGTGGAAGATCCCGCAGCACACCTCGTGCTTCTCCAGCATGATCGCCACGGCGTCGGCCTGGTCGATCGCGGTATCGCCCTTGCCGCCGCTCTCGGTGTACGTCGCGAGCGCCTTCTTCAGCTCGTCGGCGAGGCCGAGGTAGTCGACCACGAGCCCGCCCGGCTTGTCCTTGAAGACGCGGTTCACGCGGGCGATCGCCTGCATCAGCCCGTGGCCGCGCATCGGTTTGTCGACGTACATGGTGTGGAGGCTTGGCGCGTCGAAGCCGGTGAGCCACATGTCGCGGACGATTACGATCCGGAACACGTCGTTCGGATCGGTGGAATCTTTAGGCGGGCTCGTATCGCGGAACCGCTTGGCGAGCGCCTCGCGCCTCGGCTTGTTCCGGATGTGGCCTTGCCACTCCAGAACATCGGACGCGGAGCCGGTCATCACGACCTTGATCGTACCCTTCTCGTCCTCGTCCGCGTGCCACGCCGGGCGGAGCGCGACGATCTCGCGGTACAGGTCGACGCAGATCCGGCGGCTCATGCACACGACCATCGCCTTGCCGTCCATCGACGAGAGGCGGTTCTCCCAATGGTCGACGAGGTCGCGGGCGATCAGCTTGACCCGGTTCTCCGCGCCGACCACGGCTTCGAGCTGCGCCCAGCGGGTCTTGAGCCGCTCCTTGCGGTCCACCTCCTCGCCCTCGGTCGCCTCCTCGAACTCCGGATCGATCTTGGGTTTCTCGGACTCCTTCAGCTCGAGCTTGGCGAGGCGACTCTCGTAGTAGATCGGCACGGTCGCGCCGTCGGCTACCGCGCGCTGGATGTCGTAGACGCTGATGTAGTCGCCGAACACGGCGCGGGTGTTCGCGTCGGTGTGCTCGATCGGCGTGCCGGTGAAGCCGATGAACGAGGCTTTGGGCAGCGCATCCCTCAAATTGCGCGCGAGCCCGTCGATGAAGTCGTACTGGCTGCGGTGCGCCTCGTCGGCGATCACGACGATGTTCCGTCGGTCCGAGAGCACCGGGTAGCGGTCGCCCTTGTCGTCGGGCATGAACTTCTGGATCGTCGAGAACACCACGCCGCCGCCGCTGACCTGGAGCTTCTCGCGCAGATCGGTGCGGCTCGTGGCCTGGACCGGGTCGTACCGCAGGAGGTCGCGGCACCGCGCGAACGTGCCGAA from Pseudomonadota bacterium encodes the following:
- a CDS encoding M48 family metallopeptidase — encoded protein: MTKLGSYSLSCAQSCRTSFLQDEDDQRHLLHRKHTAAFWKLLGKIMPDYEERRAALRGFGAGVVW
- a CDS encoding type I restriction endonuclease subunit R encodes the protein MTHFTESVVEDAALAWFEELGYSVLYGPDLAFGEAGAERVDPDYRDVILTGRLREALARLNAELPAEAVEDAFRKFTRTDAPTLIERNRAVHRMLVDGITVEYRRADGSIAGAQARVLDFDRPENNDWVAVNQFTVSENKHTRRPDVVLFVNGLPLAVIELKNPADENATVWSAFKQLQTYQAQIPSLFAFNAALVASDAVEARIGSVGAGKEWFKPWRTITGRDDAGHGIAELEVVLKGVFEKRRLLDLVRYFVVFEDLGGGKLVKKTAGYHQFHAVNTAIEETLRAAVPAGDRVSEIPGRYESWNPGGNPGDRRVGVVWHTQGSGKSLTMAFYTGRVMLHPEMQNPTVVVLTDRNDLDDQLFGTFARCRDLLRYDPVQATSRTDLREKLQVSGGGVVFSTIQKFMPDDKGDRYPVLSDRRNIVVIADEAHRSQYDFIDGLARNLRDALPKASFIGFTGTPIEHTDANTRAVFGDYISVYDIQRAVADGATVPIYYESRLAKLELKESEKPKIDPEFEEATEGEEVDRKERLKTRWAQLEAVVGAENRVKLIARDLVDHWENRLSSMDGKAMVVCMSRRICVDLYREIVALRPAWHADEDEKGTIKVVMTGSASDVLEWQGHIRNKPRREALAKRFRDTSPPKDSTDPNDVFRIVIVRDMWLTGFDAPSLHTMYVDKPMRGHGLMQAIARVNRVFKDKPGGLVVDYLGLADELKKALATYTESGGKGDTAIDQADAVAIMLEKHEVCCGIFHGFDRSKWLTGTPQERVTLLPNAQEHVLAQEDGKARFIQAVNELSKGFALAVPHEEAIRIRDDVGFFQAVRSVLAKSESFEKRTDEELEHAIRQIVSKAVAADQVVDIFAAAGLKKPDISILSDEFLAEVRGMPHKNLAVELLRKLLAGEIKTRSKRNVVQARSFAELLDKAVRKYQNRAVETAQVIEELIRLAKEMREASARGEKLKLTDDEVAFYDALETNDSAVKVLGDETLRTIARELVATVRANVSIDWTVRENVRAQLRVLVKRILRKYGYPPDKQEKATITVLEQAEVLSAGWAA